Proteins encoded in a region of the Onthophagus taurus isolate NC chromosome 10, IU_Otau_3.0, whole genome shotgun sequence genome:
- the LOC111428537 gene encoding protein vav isoform X2: MATACVSNDEFWKECTDWLIRWGILRPDHQANLPDANIGDLANTLRDGVILCKLLNKIDPQCIDMKLVNLKPAFARFLCLRNIGLFLNACKNSFLISDHDLFEDTMLFDLYNFHKVLCTLSKLSLSHKVSKTIVGFHAKNSKSREEEEIYQCLQSKEPPKYDALNDIYSPIIEQDFENTYQSFVHDKLPKAQSIDEPCEKRDHVIKELIDTERNYVEVLTKLYKNFYLKLRNTMTPDVLETIFYKIRELCETHEMFLDQLGKLGSVKLSHIFINMRESFLVYGEYCANLSNAYAVLQDQCEKHPEIGVKVEELEKQVNNGRFKLRDVLSVPMQRVLKYHLLLEKLVEYTDPKHEEYKDLKSARECMIDVNGYINEYSRDTELKSVIRQIRENITNWDAPIGLEQCGKLVKDGELKIKPHDDGKIRTRYVFIFQKYVILCKAQKDGKFTYRDIMSLNEMEIQECNNRAILNQNARWGYQWILFKNIYSTAYTCSVRTIQLKEQMVKALRECIDNLKLPEFANKTHKFEMYTFDKPTLCWVCAKYLKGLLFQGYFCKECGSAVHRDCIRTVGKCGTPPPLTAARPALTPTVPNINDPNEKLKEKLWFVGEMDRQTASARLQARANGTFLVRLRSESDDNVKYALSLKTDNTVKHMKICATVDNVCPKYFLSSAKYFNSLEELIGNYQLHSLKESFERLQESTKLEYAFKNMRAVALRDYEARDEKQMSLRAGQEVIVYRQEGYRDGWWMGSSHTNGRTKNGFFPVDCVQILELLHAQ; encoded by the exons tttttgtgttTGAGAAACATTGGACTATTTTTAAATGCTTGCAAAAACAGTTTTCTCATTTCCGATCATGATTTATTCGAAGATACCATGTTATTCGATTTATATAATTTCCATAAAGTTTTATGtactttatcaaaattatcttTATCACATAAAGTCTCAAAAACAATTGT AGGATTTCATGCGAAAAACAGTAAATCACGGGAGGAAGAAGAGATCTATCAATGTCTACAATCCAA AGAACCGCCTAAATATGATGCACTTAATGATATATACAGTCCAATTATAGAACAAGACTTTGAAAATACTTATCAATCTTTTGTGCATGATAAATTACCAAAAGCT caaTCAATTGATGAACCTTGTGAAAAACGTGATCACGTCATCAAAGAACTAATAGACACCGAAAGAAATTACGTTGAAGTTTTAACAAAActctacaaaaatttttatttaaaacttcgAAACACAATGACTCCGGATGttttagaaacaattttttataaaatacgc gaacttTGCGAAACCCACGAAATGTTTTTAGATCAACTCGGAAAATTAGGTTCGGTTAAATTAAGCCACATATTCATAAATATGCGAGAATCGTTCTTAGTTTATGGTGAATATTGCGCAAATTTATCAAATGCTTACGCAGTACTTCAGGATCAATGCGAAAAACACCCAGAAATTGGGGTGAAAGTTGAAGAATTAGAGAAGCAAGTTAATAATGGTCGTTTTAAATTGAGGGACGTCCTTTCAGTACCAATGCAACgagttttaaaatatcaccTTTTACTAGAAAAATTAGTAGAATACACCGATCCAAAACACGAAGAATACAAGGACTTAAAAAGTGCGAGAGAGTGTATGATCGATGTAAATGGCTACATAAACGAATATTCGCGCGATACTGAATTAAAAAGTGTTATAAGACAAATTAGAGAGAATATAACGAATTGGGATGCACCGATTGGTTTAGAACAATGCGGGAAATTGGTTAAAGACGGggaattaaagataaaaccgCACGATGATGGGAAAATAAGAACGagatatgtatttattttccaaaaatacgtaattttatgtaaagcGCAAAAAGATGGGAAATTTACCTATCGCGATATTATGTCTTTAAACGAAATGGAGATACAAGAGTGTAACAATCGTGCCATTTTGAATCAAAATGCTCGATGGGGTTACCaatggattttatttaaaaacatttattcgACTGCTTATACTTGTAGCGTTCgaacaattcaattaaaagaaCAAATGGTTAAAGCTTTAAGGGAATGTAT agaTAACTTAAAATTGCCTGAATTCGCAAATAAAACTcacaaatttgaaatgtataCGTTTGATAAACCGACACTTTGCTGGGTTTGCGCAAAATACTTAAAAGGTCTCCTCTTCCAAGGTTATTTTTGTAAAGAGTGTGGCTCGGCCGTTCATCGCGATTGTATTCGAACCGTTGGAAAATGTGGAACTCCACCTCCATTAACCGCCGCTCGACCCGCTTTAACCCCAACCGTACCAAACATTAACGACCCTAACGAAAAATTGAAAGAGAAATTGTGGTTTGTTGGTGAAATGGATCGTCAAACTGCTTCTGCGAGACTCCAAGCTAGAGCTAATGGTACATTTTTGGTTAGGCTACGTTCAGAAAGTGACGATAATGTTAAATATGCGTTAAGTTTAAAAACTGATAACACAGTTAAACATATGAAAATATGTGCAACGGTGGATAATGTTTGCCCTAAATATTTTCTATCAAGcgctaaatattttaattccttagaagaattaattgggaattatcaattacacagtttaaaagaaagctttgaaagGTTACAAGAAAGTACTAAATTAGAATatgcttttaaaaatatgcgAGCGGTTGCTTTGAGAGATTATGAAGCGAGGGATGAGAAACAAATGTCTTTGAGAGCTGGCCAAGAAGTGATTGTTTATAGACAAGAAGGTTATAGGGATGGTTGGTGGATGGGGAGTTCACATACAAATGGAAGAACTAAA aATGGATTTTTTCCAGTCGACTGCGTTCAAATCTTAGAATTATTACatgctcaataa
- the LOC111428537 gene encoding protein vav isoform X1 has protein sequence MATACVSNDEFWKECTDWLIRWGILRPDHQANLPDANIGDLANTLRDGVILCKLLNKIDPQCIDMKLVNLKPAFARFLCLRNIGLFLNACKNSFLISDHDLFEDTMLFDLYNFHKVLCTLSKLSLSHKVSKTIVGFHAKNSKSREEEEIYQCLQSKISEIRSPNVNVLGPSWLQFQIRCPQMGDRDEEVYDDLCYVTFTRLSDEQSIDEPCEKRDHVIKELIDTERNYVEVLTKLYKNFYLKLRNTMTPDVLETIFYKIRELCETHEMFLDQLGKLGSVKLSHIFINMRESFLVYGEYCANLSNAYAVLQDQCEKHPEIGVKVEELEKQVNNGRFKLRDVLSVPMQRVLKYHLLLEKLVEYTDPKHEEYKDLKSARECMIDVNGYINEYSRDTELKSVIRQIRENITNWDAPIGLEQCGKLVKDGELKIKPHDDGKIRTRYVFIFQKYVILCKAQKDGKFTYRDIMSLNEMEIQECNNRAILNQNARWGYQWILFKNIYSTAYTCSVRTIQLKEQMVKALRECIDNLKLPEFANKTHKFEMYTFDKPTLCWVCAKYLKGLLFQGYFCKECGSAVHRDCIRTVGKCGTPPPLTAARPALTPTVPNINDPNEKLKEKLWFVGEMDRQTASARLQARANGTFLVRLRSESDDNVKYALSLKTDNTVKHMKICATVDNVCPKYFLSSAKYFNSLEELIGNYQLHSLKESFERLQESTKLEYAFKNMRAVALRDYEARDEKQMSLRAGQEVIVYRQEGYRDGWWMGSSHTNGRTKNGFFPVDCVQILELLHAQ, from the exons tttttgtgttTGAGAAACATTGGACTATTTTTAAATGCTTGCAAAAACAGTTTTCTCATTTCCGATCATGATTTATTCGAAGATACCATGTTATTCGATTTATATAATTTCCATAAAGTTTTATGtactttatcaaaattatcttTATCACATAAAGTCTCAAAAACAATTGT AGGATTTCATGCGAAAAACAGTAAATCACGGGAGGAAGAAGAGATCTATCAATGTCTACAATCCAA AATTAGCGAAATTAGATCTCCTAATGTAAACGTATTGGGTCCAAGTTGGCTACAATTTCAAATTCGTTGCCCCCAAATGGGAGATAGAGATGAAGAGGTTTACGATGATTTATGTTACGTGACATTTACGCGTTTAAGTGATGAG caaTCAATTGATGAACCTTGTGAAAAACGTGATCACGTCATCAAAGAACTAATAGACACCGAAAGAAATTACGTTGAAGTTTTAACAAAActctacaaaaatttttatttaaaacttcgAAACACAATGACTCCGGATGttttagaaacaattttttataaaatacgc gaacttTGCGAAACCCACGAAATGTTTTTAGATCAACTCGGAAAATTAGGTTCGGTTAAATTAAGCCACATATTCATAAATATGCGAGAATCGTTCTTAGTTTATGGTGAATATTGCGCAAATTTATCAAATGCTTACGCAGTACTTCAGGATCAATGCGAAAAACACCCAGAAATTGGGGTGAAAGTTGAAGAATTAGAGAAGCAAGTTAATAATGGTCGTTTTAAATTGAGGGACGTCCTTTCAGTACCAATGCAACgagttttaaaatatcaccTTTTACTAGAAAAATTAGTAGAATACACCGATCCAAAACACGAAGAATACAAGGACTTAAAAAGTGCGAGAGAGTGTATGATCGATGTAAATGGCTACATAAACGAATATTCGCGCGATACTGAATTAAAAAGTGTTATAAGACAAATTAGAGAGAATATAACGAATTGGGATGCACCGATTGGTTTAGAACAATGCGGGAAATTGGTTAAAGACGGggaattaaagataaaaccgCACGATGATGGGAAAATAAGAACGagatatgtatttattttccaaaaatacgtaattttatgtaaagcGCAAAAAGATGGGAAATTTACCTATCGCGATATTATGTCTTTAAACGAAATGGAGATACAAGAGTGTAACAATCGTGCCATTTTGAATCAAAATGCTCGATGGGGTTACCaatggattttatttaaaaacatttattcgACTGCTTATACTTGTAGCGTTCgaacaattcaattaaaagaaCAAATGGTTAAAGCTTTAAGGGAATGTAT agaTAACTTAAAATTGCCTGAATTCGCAAATAAAACTcacaaatttgaaatgtataCGTTTGATAAACCGACACTTTGCTGGGTTTGCGCAAAATACTTAAAAGGTCTCCTCTTCCAAGGTTATTTTTGTAAAGAGTGTGGCTCGGCCGTTCATCGCGATTGTATTCGAACCGTTGGAAAATGTGGAACTCCACCTCCATTAACCGCCGCTCGACCCGCTTTAACCCCAACCGTACCAAACATTAACGACCCTAACGAAAAATTGAAAGAGAAATTGTGGTTTGTTGGTGAAATGGATCGTCAAACTGCTTCTGCGAGACTCCAAGCTAGAGCTAATGGTACATTTTTGGTTAGGCTACGTTCAGAAAGTGACGATAATGTTAAATATGCGTTAAGTTTAAAAACTGATAACACAGTTAAACATATGAAAATATGTGCAACGGTGGATAATGTTTGCCCTAAATATTTTCTATCAAGcgctaaatattttaattccttagaagaattaattgggaattatcaattacacagtttaaaagaaagctttgaaagGTTACAAGAAAGTACTAAATTAGAATatgcttttaaaaatatgcgAGCGGTTGCTTTGAGAGATTATGAAGCGAGGGATGAGAAACAAATGTCTTTGAGAGCTGGCCAAGAAGTGATTGTTTATAGACAAGAAGGTTATAGGGATGGTTGGTGGATGGGGAGTTCACATACAAATGGAAGAACTAAA aATGGATTTTTTCCAGTCGACTGCGTTCAAATCTTAGAATTATTACatgctcaataa